A DNA window from Zingiber officinale cultivar Zhangliang chromosome 3A, Zo_v1.1, whole genome shotgun sequence contains the following coding sequences:
- the LOC122052006 gene encoding heavy metal-associated isoprenylated plant protein 3-like — translation MGEKEEKEKKGNGGEKKSDGEKKKEEGQTVVEVKFDLHCEGCAHKVKKLVRSLQGVESVNADPATNRLKVTGKVDPWQLKELLEAKTKKKVEFISPKDPPKKSKEEDKKNKAEDGKDKEPKKEEAKPKPPEATTVVLKIRLHCDGCIHRIKKHIYKIKGVEDVTVDAANDLVTVKGTMNVETLPDVLKEKIKRSVEIVPSKKEEEKKGGQKDKAGSEKKEEEKKGSDKKEKDEGKKEAVAALPPAAQAAAAQAMMTAVAEANRMDYYAPHPYAGGYGYRIEMVHAPQMFSDENPNACCIM, via the exons ATGGGCGAG aaagaggagaaggagaagaaggggaATGGCGGCGAAAAGAAGAGCGAcggggagaagaagaaggaagaaggacaGACCGTGGTCGAGGTCAAGTTTGATCTGCACTGCGAGGGCTGCGCTCACAAGGTCAAAAAACTCGTCAGGAGCCTCCAAG GGGTGGAAAGCGTGAACGCGGATCCGGCTACCAACAGACTGAAGGTTACCGGGAAGGTGGATCCATGGCAGCTTAAGGAACTCCTGGAGGCCAAGACCAAGAAGAAGGTCGAGTTCATCTCCCCCAAAGACCCCCCTAagaaatccaaggaagaggacAAGAAGAACAAGGCCGAGGACGGCAAGGACAAAGAGCCTAAGAAAGAAGAGGCGAAACCTAAACCA CCGGAAGCTACCACGGTGGTGCTCAAGATCCGCCTCCACTGCGATGGCTGCATCCACAGGATCAAGAAACACATCTATAAGATTAAAG GCGTAGAGGATGTGACTGTGGACGCGGCGAACGATTTGGTCACCGTGAAGGGGACCATGAACGTTGAGACGCTCCCCGACGTGCTCAAGGAAAAGATAAAGCGCAGCGTCGAGATTGTCCCATCCaagaaagaggaggagaagaagggcgGCCAGAAGGACAAGGCCGGAAGTGagaagaaagaagaggagaagaaaggcaGCGATAAGAAGGAGAAGGATGAGGGAAAGAAGGAGGCAGTGGCAGCTCTTCCACCGGCGGCACAGGCTGCAGCGGCACAGGCGATGATGACGGCGGTGGCGGAGGCGAATAGGATGGACTATTACGCTCCGCATCCGTACGCTGGAGGGTATGGTTACCGCATCGAGATGGTCCACGCCCCTCAGATGTTCAGCGACGAGAATCCTAATGCTTGCTGTATAATGTGA